A region from the Poecilia reticulata strain Guanapo linkage group LG12, Guppy_female_1.0+MT, whole genome shotgun sequence genome encodes:
- the LOC103473803 gene encoding ADP-ribosylation factor-like protein 3, whose amino-acid sequence MGLLSILRRLKQSPEQEVRLLLLGLDNAGKTTLLKQLAAEDFSHITPTQGFNIKSVQSSGFKLNVWDIGGQRKIRPYWRNYFENTDVLIYVIDSSDRKRFEETSLELAELLEEEKLAAVPLLVFANKQDLMTASPASELAESLNLHTIRDRMWQVQACSALTAEGVQVNTVWHANTDKQRSRRIELLSNNNCVLRSVFVPGIGTFAALTS is encoded by the exons ATG GGCCTGCTGTCTATTCTTCGGAGACTAAAGCAGTCACCAGAGCAGGAGGTGCGCTTACTGCTGTTAGGGTTGGACAATGCCGGCAAGACCACTCTGCTCAAACAGCTGGCAGCTGAAGACTTCAGCCACATCACCCCCACACAA GGCTTCAATATAAAGAGTGTGCAGTCTTCCGGGTTCAAATTAAACGTTTGGGACATTGGAGGGCAACGCAAGATTCGTCCCTACTGGAGGAATTATTTTGAGAACACCGATGTACTG ATCTATGTGATTGACAGCTCAGACAGGAAAAGATTCGAAGAGACAAGTTTG GAGCTTGCCGAGTTGctggaagaagaaaagcttGCAGCTGTGCCGCTGCTGGTGTTTGCCAACAAGCAGGACCTGATGACAGCCTCTCCGGCGTCGGAGCTGGCGGAGAGTCTTAACCTGCACACAATCCGGGATCGCATGTGGCAGGTGCAGGCCTGCTCAGCACTCACTGCAGAAGGAGTGCAGGTAAATACAGTGTGGCATGCAAACACAGATAAACAGAGGTCGAGACGGATTGAGCTGTTGAGTAACAACAACTGTGTTTTGCGGTCAGTTTTTGTACCCGGAATAGGGACATTTGCTGCTTTGACGTCATAG
- the wbp1 gene encoding WW domain-binding protein 1 yields the protein MPQKALGSIVGLLCTGTCLVQGKEFCSGVNNEQYRCEMGYCCGETECCTYYYELWWFWLVWTLIIMLSCCCAYRHRRVKMRLQQEQRQREISLMAYQGASSSFITPPPLNLRFWNDCKLPDYEEVVGHPPTPPPPYSENPPESAPAAAPQIGQTVSVSVPRMFPDAEPAAYRQASGVSSDEGAMSRADQPQSRGEESVDVLLSGAAAAAAEEGEDEEDDELVTRRRHVTGDSGIEVCVCQLDVDEGSGPEEESDEENRMCKGAGRDCCSGRPQETFRQKECASELPGQSANTSTGDHMV from the exons ATGCCACAGAAAGCACTGGGATCCATTGTAGGTCTTCTTTGTACCGGGACCTGTCTGGTGCAG GGAAAAGAGTTCTGTTCGGGGGTAAATAATGAACAGTACCGCTGTGAGATGGGTTACTGCTGTGGGGAGACAGAATGCTGCACGTACTACTACGAACTGTGGT GGTTCTGGTTGGTATGGACGCTAATCATAATGCTCAGTTGCTGTTGTGCCTACCGACACCGGAGAGTTAAAATGCGTCTGCAACAGGAGCAACGGCAACGTGAGATCAGCTTAATGGCCTATCAGGGCGCTTCCAGCTCCTTCATTACACCGCCACCTCTCAATTTAA GGTTCTGGAATGACTGCAAGCTTCCTGACTACGAAGAAGTCGTGGGCCACCCCCCGACCCCTCCTCCCCCGTACTCCGAAAACCCTCCCGAGTCAGCTCCGGCGGCCGCCCCTCAAATAGGCCAGACGGTTTCTGTCTCCGTGCCACGAATGTTCCCTGACGCAGAGCCAGCGGCGTACCGTCAGGCATCGGGCGTCTCGTCAGACGAGGGGGCAATGTCACGAGCTGACCAACCACAGAGCCGGGGAGAGGAGAGCGTAGATGTTTTGCTGTCTggggcggcggcggcagcagcggAGGAGGGGGAAGATGAGGAGGACGACGAGCTCGTAACCCGACGCCGGCACGTGACCGGCGACTCGGGGATCGAGGTGTGCGTTTGCCAGCTGGACGTGGACGAGGGCTCGGGGCCGGAGGAGGAAAGCGACGAGGAAAACCGGATGTGCAAAGGCGCCGGCAGGGACTGCTGCTCCGGACGCCCGCAGGAGACCTTCAGGCAGAAGGAGTGCGCCTCGGAGCTGCCCGGCCAGTCCGCCAACACCAGCACTGGAGACCACATGGTGTGA